One Armatimonadota bacterium genomic window carries:
- a CDS encoding HEPN domain-containing protein, which produces MPLDPARVAESRAWLTRAALDLRAAEFGRTGDPLLASDVVFHCQQMVEKAMKAFLTWHDRPFGKTHNLVELGQQCAAIVPELEPVLRRTAWLTEYAWKYRYPGEPDLPSREETEEALGTAKEAYEALISRLPSEVRP; this is translated from the coding sequence ATGCCGCTTGACCCTGCGCGCGTGGCGGAGTCCAGGGCCTGGCTCACCCGGGCCGCGCTGGATCTCCGGGCGGCCGAGTTCGGGCGCACCGGGGATCCGCTGCTGGCGTCGGACGTGGTCTTCCACTGCCAGCAGATGGTGGAGAAGGCGATGAAGGCATTCCTGACGTGGCACGACCGCCCCTTCGGCAAGACGCACAACCTGGTGGAGCTCGGCCAACAGTGCGCCGCAATCGTCCCCGAACTCGAGCCCGTGCTGCGCCGGACTGCATGGCTCACCGAGTACGCGTGGAAGTATCGCTATCCCGGTGAGCCGGACCTGCCTTCGCGCGAAGAGACCGAAGAAGCGCTAGGAACAGCCAAGGAGGCCTACGAGGCCCTCATCTCGCGGCTGCCGTCAGAGGTGCGACCCTGA
- a CDS encoding nucleotidyltransferase domain-containing protein, with the protein MPQRDPVLAEIVRRLVDAYRPERIYLFGSKARGDAGPQSDYDLLVIVSSDAPPERRRSRLAYERLWGVAAAADVLVWTSEDFDSRTHLKASLPATVLREGTLLYAA; encoded by the coding sequence GTGCCCCAGCGCGACCCCGTTCTGGCGGAGATCGTGCGCCGGCTTGTGGATGCCTACCGGCCCGAGCGGATCTACCTCTTCGGGTCGAAGGCGCGCGGCGACGCAGGCCCACAAAGCGACTACGACCTCCTCGTGATCGTCTCCAGCGACGCTCCACCGGAGCGGCGGCGCAGCCGCCTGGCCTATGAGCGCCTGTGGGGTGTGGCCGCCGCGGCGGACGTCCTGGTGTGGACGTCGGAGGACTTCGACAGCCGCACGCACCTCAAGGCCTCGCTCCCGGCAACCGTGCTTCGCGAGGGCACGCTGCTCTATGCCGCTTGA